TTTGCATGTAAATTAAAGAGGGTTTTACCTCATGGTTAGCCCACTTTGTACCTATTTCTTCTTAACTAATGCATGCTCATACATTATACTCAAGATTGCTTATTTTGTGATTTCATATGCTTTTTAGTCTATATACGTAAACAGCTTTTGGTCACTCTAGTGCTTGATTGTTTGTACTTTTTGATACTCTTTTATGCACTTTTCTTCTCTGTCTTGGTGACTTGTGAATTATTTAATTTTGGTAGTGTCTATCACGGTCACTCAGAAATGAGAACCCAAAACTTTTAATGGCGGCATCCACATTGCTTTTGCCAATTCAGCCATTGATGGTTTCAGCTGTTCACACTGGACTAATGGAGGCAAGTAACTAAAAGCTACTGTGATTAGCAACTTTGCATGGCAACTCAAATCTTTGTGTACATGTAAACCATATATTTGCTTTGTGTTGCCAATCTAATTACACATAATTAAGGTTTAAATATCTTTTGCTTGTATTCTTTTATCTTAACATTTCATTATTTGGATTAGATAAGCTCAGTTATAGGTGATGGACCCCCCTTGGAAATCAGCATTTAATTTAGCTATTAGACTAGGAAGTGTTGCTCCATCACATTTTGTATTTTAGATTAGGAAGTCTTGTATACTTTCCTTCATGGTTTAAGATTGTGTTTGCTGCTTGATTTCACCAGCTTGAAGTACAACCACAAAGTACATCTTTCTAATCGCTAATCTTTTAAGGTTTCTGCTTGTCACTTTATAAGTTATCTTGGTCAATTAATTGATACCATTTTGACATGTTTGATCTTGGAATGAGCGGTGGTCATAGGATTCTGCTGAAATTTCATGGACTCTTGTTAACTTTATATTGTGCAGCCAACTATTATACTGGAAAATTTTTGGATGATAATTATGATTAACCGTTAAAAATCTGCACCATTGGCTTGTATCTTTCTAAAATATGACTAGCCTTCTAGCTTAGTGGTTGCTGATATTCACATAGTGGATGCAAATTATGGTTATTTTTTTACATATAGAGACCGAATGCTACAGGCTATTTTACAAAGTTGACTAAAATTCTTGTCGTACACAGTTTAAATAGTTGACCCATGTTAGCTTGATATATTGATTGTCTTGTTGCTTACTCTCAGGTAGCATTTGCCAAACAAGCATTGACAAGACCAAATCTGAGGATGGCACACAACCTACACAAAATGTCTTCCCTACTGGGAGCGGCACTTTTCATTGCTGATGATTGCTTTCCTCAAACGCCCTATCTTCATGCAGCTTGGCACCTTGCTGCAGCAGTTGGGGTTGGGACATGTAACAAGCTTCTTGAATGACTTACCGGCATCCTAGCAGCTGTTCTTCTCATTTATTTGATAATCAAGACAATCATGCAAGAGCCAATGACTTTTAATTCGTCGATATGAATTTATGTGACAATGTATCCAAAGTTTCTTTCAAAAGTGGAAAAGAAACTAATTGGCTGCCTCAATCATCTATCAATTGAGTTGGTCTCAGGAACAATTCTTATTTGTTTGATCTTCTCTTGAGAATTCCTCTTGGAATACTACAAAACAATCCTATTATTGGAAACGAAAGCTATATACATTTTTTCTCTTGCTTTTGTTCCAGACTGATTGCATGTGCCGTTGTGGTAAATTCTGTTAATAGAAGAGAGACAATTCTGGAGACCAATTAAATAAAAGGGGTTTTGCGGACatcttgcatatatcattatTGCATAACGTGATAGGCTTGGTGAACTCATAAATTTGGATCATGTATTGTCAAAGTTTTATCAGTTAAATTAGCTGACACTTTgaagatattataatattatattattacgaaaaatatcttttataataataatcaataagGTTCCcacattattttatttatagcaTAATTGGAAGGCCCTTCATTTATAGGATCTCATAAAATTGATGTGTGATAAAAACAGTGTTGTTGATTCGTCTAATTTCTTCATTAACTTTATTAGATTTCATGTTATTAAGTAATTTATTCGGTtaattgtttaatatttttatcgtgCGAACCTGACACCACAAGTGTGCTTACAGGACGGACCGGTCCGGTGCGGCCCGAGCCGAGCCGGGCCGGCAGACAAGTCTACAGCCTCTAGTTTACCATGTTACGCTCAGCCTTAGGGTTTTGGCTTTGGCGGCTTTTTGAGGGCGAAGCCTCCGCCGATCGTTCAGCAGCTTTCTTCCATCCCGGCGAAGATCCCTGTGGAATTCCTCGATCCGCTGCGAATGGCCACGCTGAAGGACGTGGTAGCCCGGCGGCCCATTGCCGCCACCATCCGCCTCACGGTGCCAGCCGGCGGCGCCCGCCCCGCCCCGCCCGTCGGCCCCGCCCTCGGGCAGTACCGGCTCAACCTGATGGCCTTCTGCAAGGACTTTAATGCGCGCACCCAGAAGTACAAGCCCGACACCCCCATGGCCGTCACCATCACCGCCTACAAGGACAATACCTTCGAGTTCATTGTCAAGTCTCCCACCGTCGCCTGGTTCCTCAAGAAGGCGGCCGGCGTCGAATCCGGCAGCGGCCGCCCCGGCCACATAGTCGCCTCTTCCATCACCATCCGACATGTCTACGAGATCGCCAAGATCAAGCAGGCCGACCCCTCTTGCAAGCACCTTTCTGTCGAGgccatctgcaagtctatcatggGCACTGCGCGCTCCATGGGCATACAGATCGTCAAAGATCTCTGATCAATACCGCCGCCCTCGTCCGCTGCCATGGTTAGCTTCTCTAAGGTTATCATGCGTTTTCTATTAGGTTTTTGGTTTGCCTAAAGACTGTATGTGCGTTGCCATATCCGTCCAATCTTCTTGATGATAAATTAATGCTTCTTTCTCGATTGGCAGTCTTGTGTTTCCAAGTATCAGCCCTAATGAATTAAGTTTTAATTTCCATAATTCACACACTGTTTTTACTACTACGAAAGTTTTTGTTTGAATTCAGATGCATTTTTATGTGGAGATGTGAATAGTAAAACAAGTTAAATTCTTCTGCCAGTAAAAGAATTGGTCGAAGAAAAACTGAATTAGACTTAATGATGAACCATTGCAAACAACATGACACAGTCTTAATGATGAACCAGATTGAACTTGGTCTTGGGAATTTGCAGGTTTAGACGCAAACTTATGAGCATCACATGATTTTTCCTGGTATAGTTTACCTCAAAAAATCAAATTGTGAAATATTGAAATCTCTTACAATGTTTCTGAACTCAGACCTTAACTCAGTATTAATCTTATCAAGTATCTGAACTAAGATCAATCTTCAGCAATTTATCAACTAATTTGAAGAATGGCATCCACGAAGTGGTAGCCACTAATTTCTCTGTGATACAATGCAAAACTTTGATATAACTAAAGTTATTGTTTTGGCTGTGTATTCTTCTTTGTGGTAGTATCTTTGAAGACTTGCTACGTCGAACTGTCCATAATAATTAGGTTTTCTAATCAGCAAGGAAAATAGGTGGTGGCAAATCATGTCAAACTTGGATTAGGAGCAACATCTTGACATTTTGAGTATTGTCACACTGTGAGCTTTTCCTATCTTTTTGTATTTATTATGCCGTCTATTAACCCTTCATGACATTATGTATATGATTTAGCTAACTGAATTGGGAAAAAGAAGATTATTGTCGGCCATCATGTGCTCCTTATGGAATTCTATGATATTGTCgctagtttttttctttttgtgtcaGTAGGCACAACAATTGATTGGCAACCTTGGCTAGAGAGGGCAGGTTCCTCGTAGATCATCAGAATGTTGTCAGATAATACTCAGCTCATGACAGAGATGATTGGCCAGCTTCAGTTTGAAAGTACACTTCCAGAGAGGTTCCTCACACCCTCTTCCTCTTGCCATTTATGAAGTCCAATAATTTGTGCAACGGAGAAAATAACAGGCTATGATATACTTCATTAGGAGAGAAGTAGATTTCTTGCTATTCCAAGAGAGAGCAACTCCATTACACATTGTATTGTCAACCACAAAGCTGGAATGAAGGTGGGGATGGTGGTGAGGAACAAGTCTGTTCCATGTTCTAGCTAAAATTTGTGTTAGGGCAAGGGAAATTTAAGAGCATGGTGCATCCATAAAACAAAAAGACATTGTAGATAACATTGGTGTGAACATCATGTTA
This DNA window, taken from Musa acuminata AAA Group cultivar baxijiao chromosome BXJ3-7, Cavendish_Baxijiao_AAA, whole genome shotgun sequence, encodes the following:
- the LOC103992200 gene encoding uncharacterized protein LOC103992200, whose translation is MATLKDVVARRPIAATIRLTVPAGGARPAPPVGPALGQYRLNLMAFCKDFNARTQKYKPDTPMAVTITAYKDNTFEFIVKSPTVAWFLKKAAGVESGSGRPGHIVASSITIRHVYEIAKIKQADPSCKHLSVEAICKSIMGTARSMGIQIVKDL